In a genomic window of Quercus lobata isolate SW786 chromosome 4, ValleyOak3.0 Primary Assembly, whole genome shotgun sequence:
- the LOC115987085 gene encoding uncharacterized protein LOC115987085 isoform X1 yields MEIELESRVKALPYKVKATSRESPSQKAGHVLDSDLRTHWSTATNTKEWILLELDEPCLLSHIRIYNKSVLEWEIAVGLRYKPETFVKVRPRCEAPRRDMVYPMNYTPCRYVRISCLRGNPIAIFFIQLIGVSVNGLEPEFQPVVNHLLPHIISHKQDTQDMHLQLLQDVTDRLLVFLPQLEVDLASFSDAAEPSLRFLAMLAGPFYPILHIVNERATGKSFSNISDSEGSKNSQLSSALTVSSNFEPRRSRSTSPFVFSTSSSIVFRPDSIFVLLRKAYKDSDLGTVCRTASRILQKFIEPVTVQEASTSPNDVTSDLDETSKSELSNPVPIVDYSNLFGEEFGIPDDQWDTSYLNILDLGAVEEGILHVLYACASQPILCSKLAERTSDFWSALPLVQALLPAIRPIVSSPDVVDDTFSQWKQPTVQQALSQIVSTSASSLYRPLLHACAGYLSSFSPSHAKAACVLIDLCASVLAPWMAQAIAKVDLAVELVEDLLGTIQGSRHSLTRARAALKYIVLALSGHMDDVLPKYKEVKHRILFLVEMLEPFLDPAIATSKSAIAFGDLSSSFPEKQETTCVTALNVIRTAVRKPAVLPSLESEWRHGSVAPSVLLSILEPHMQLPPEIDLCKYPISKPLDPESSNVSPLSSVPWQVGASSKSNTQDDYDGKTDFSDTAVKIDVSEEVNLFFAPPELRSIAMTNITSGPDENSPVSIHGDLSSEPKQLTEKSVTHQFHIDLVLDAGFTAEYYNMQADYFQLINYRDCELRASEFQRLALDLHSQSEITVEGHDAAIDALLLAAECYVNPFFMLSFKASPKFMDQMNINRTRIPQHHEISEVRSSDKSKRDLETIAHLEKRRDKIVLQLLLEAAELDKKYQNKISFGGQCPYYSEGFEEQVIKLSPLDMQSADAVTLVRQNQALLCNFLIERLRREQHSMHEILMQSLVFLLYSATKLYCAPEHVIDIILGSAEHLNRTLTSLYYQHKEGNLHLEPEKIHGIQRRWMLLQRLVIASSGDDEGKDFEININSGIRYGNLVPPSAWMQKISTFSRSAFPLVRFLGWMAVSRNAKKYMKDRLFLASDMSQLTYLLSIFTDDLAIVDNVVNRKHEDVRIEELGGKNMPSVKRGFANEQDGDQSFRVIYPDLSKFFPKMKKQFEAFGEIILEAVGLQLRSLSSSMVPDVLCWFAELCSWPFSHWDQIASENSSDNWKGYVAKNAKAVILYVLEAFLLEHMEAMVPEMPRVVQVLVSLCGAAYCDVSFLDSVLHLLKPLISYSLNKISDEERLLVDDSCLNFESLCFDELFNNIRQKNENQNSSAEKVYSRALTIFILASVFCDLSIQRKREMLQSLIFWAEFTAFEPTTSFHDYLSAFQNVMENCKALLVQNLRAFGAIPLQFPPFTDVCSGALSGNSLESQSSFLNDVCDSTCPNKASQKLENNNSDASIVNEKVYQLSAEEIAEFSKDLEALIVKLNPTVELCWTLHHQLAKKLSIALAQCLMYSRCLSSIARDVHNAEEDDSENPSSCKSVDQFPVHWRIGLEGLAEIMMMLQENRCWEVASLMLDCLLGVPHCFPLDSVIGLVCSAIKNISCSAPKISWRLQTDKWLLILLGRGIHTLHESEAHLVDLFCAMLGHSEPEQRFIALRHMGKLVGQDVNGRTAIQPSTLCNNLVSPGLLLSVPESILSHLVSSTWDSVAVLASSDTSLSLRTCAMALLVDYIPFAERHQLQSFLAAADSIYGLGKLAHPACEGPLLQLSLALIAGACLYSPAEDISLIPPDVWRNIETLGLSKTDSGLGDLEKKACQVLCRLRNEGDEAKEVLKEVLSSNPTRQSDPDFKSTRESILQVLANLTSVQSYFDIFSKKIDQEVMELEEAEMELDILQKDHLLQEDSKDRQQIPSLASPTKDDTRLRQIKNCIHSLERTKLREGVVARRQKKLIMRSARQKYLEEAALREAELLQDLDRERVAEAEKEIERQRLLELERAKTKELRHNLDMEKERQTQRELQRELELAESGLRTSRRDFSSSSHSSRPRERYRERENGRSGNEGSTRSGSLQPETSATSTSMGSVPTVVLSGSRQFSGQLPTILQSRDRLDECASSYEENLDGSRDSGDTGSVGDPDLVSAFDVQSGGFGSAQRHGSRGSKSRQVVERRERDSRREGKWERKHS; encoded by the exons ATGGAGATAGAGTTGGAGTCGCGGGTTAAAGCTTTGCCCTACAAGGTAAAAGCCACCTCACGAGAGTCGCCGTCTCAGAAAGCCGGTCACGTCCTCGACTCCGACCTCCGCACCCACTGGTCCACCGCCACCAACACCAAAGAGTGGATCTTACTCGAACTCGAC gaacCTTGTTTATTATCGCATATTCGGATTTACAACAAGTCTGTACTCGAATGGGAAATTGCCGTTGGCTTGCGTTACAAG CCAGAGACATTTGTGAAAGTTCGCCCACGTTGTGAAGCTCCTCGACGTGACATGGTGTACCCTATGAACTACACTCCATGTAGATATGTGCGGATATCTTGTCTACGGGGAAATCCCATAGCTATTTTCTTTATCCAG CTAATTGGGGTTTCAGTTAATGGTCTTGAACCTGAGTTTCAACCAGTTGTTAATCACTTGTTGCCACACATTATATCACACAAACAAGATACCCAGGATATGCATCTTCAG TTGCTTCAAGATGTGACAGACCGGCTGCTTGTTTTCCTTCCACAACTTGAg GTGGACCTTGCAAGCTTTTCTGATGCTGCTGAACCTAGCTTACGCTTTCTTGCTATGCTTGCTGGTCCATTTTATCCAATACTTCACATTGTGAACGAAAG AGCAACTGGAAAGTCTTTCAGCAATATTTCAGACTCTGAAGGCTCTAAGAACTCTCAGCTGTCATCAGCCTTAACTGTTTCCTCTAACTTTGAG CCTCGGAGGTCACGCAGCACATCACCTTTTGTCTTTTCCACATCCAGTTCAATTGTGTTTCGTCCAGATTCGATTTTTGTTCTGCTGAGAAAGGCATATAAAGATTCTGATCTGGGAACTGTTTGCAGAACG GCTTCCAGAATTCTGCAGAAATTCATAGAGCCTGTTACAGTGCAAGAAGCATCAACCTCTCCTAATGATGTAACCTCTGATCTGGATGAGACATCGAAATCTGAATTATCTAATCCAGTTCCTATAGTTGATTACTCAAACTTGTTTGGTGAAGAATTTGGTATTCCTGATGATCAATGGGACACCAGCTATCTCAACATCCTAGATTTAGGGGCAGTGGAAGAAGGGATcttacatgttctttatgcttgTGCGTCACAG CCTATCCTTTGCAGCAAATTGGCAGAGAGAACTTCTGACTTCTGGTCTGCATTACCACTTGTACAAGCATTGCTACCAG CAATTCGTCCTATTGTGAGCAGTCCTGATGTTGTTGATGATACTTTTTCTCAATGGAAGCAACCTACTGTGCAACAAGCACTATCTCAG ATTGTGTCAACGTCGGCATCATCATTATACCGCCCACTTCTTCATGCCTGTGCTGGCTATTTGTCATCATTTTCACCATCACAT GCAAAGGCTGCATGTGTTCTGATTGATCTGTGTGCTAGTGTGCTTGCACCTTGGATGGCTCAGGCGATTGCAAAG GTTGATCTGGCTGTGGAGCTTGTAGAGGATCTTTTGGGTACAATCCAG GGTTCCCGACATTCCCTTACTCGTGCTCGGGCTGCCTTAAAGTATATTGTTCTGGCTCTCTCCGGTCACATGGATGATGTACTACCGAAGTATAAG GAAGTCAAGCACAGGATTCTTTTTCTTGTGGAGATGCTAGAGCCTTTTCTTGATCCTGCTATAGCCACGTCAAAAAGCGCAATAGCTTTTGGAGATCTATCTTCCTCTTTTCCTGAAAAGCAGGAAACCACTTGTGTGACTGCCCTCAATGTCATCCGTACAGCAGTAAGAAAGCCAGCCGTTCTTCCTTCTTTGGAATCTGAATGGAGGCATGGCTCAGTTGCTCCTAG CGTACTTCTTTCAATATTGGAACCTCACATGCAGTTACCTCCTGAAATTGATCTTTGCAAGTATCCTATATCTAAACCACTTGATCCTGAATCTTCAAATGTATCCCCTCTTTCTTCTGTCCCTTGGCAAGTAGGAGCttcttcaaaatcaaatacCCAAGATGACTATGATGGAAAGACAGATTTTTCTGATACAGCTGTGAAGATTGATGTTTCTGAAGAAGTCAATCTATTTTTTGCCCCTCCAGAACTTCGGAGCATAGCAATGACAAATATTACTAGTGGTCCAGATGAGAATAGCCCTGTTTCTATCCATGGGGATCTCAGCTCAGAACCAAAACAGTTGACCGAGAAAAGTGTTACTCACCAGTTTCATATTGACTTAGTGTTAGATGCAGGTTTCACTGCTGAATACTATAATATGCAAGCAGATTATTTTCAGCTAATTAACTATCGAGATTGTGAGCTGAGAGCTTCTGAGTTTCAGCGTTTGGCTTTAGATTTACACTCTCAAAGTGAGATTACAGTTGAGGGTCATGATGCTGCTATAGATGCTTTGCTCTTGGCAGCAGAGTGTTATGTAAATCCCTTTTTTATGTTGTCTTTTAAAGCCAGTCCAAAATTTATGGACCAGATGAACATTAACAGGACTAGAATTCCCCAACATCATGAAATTTCAGAAGTGAGGAGTTCTGACAAGAGTAAAAGAGATCTAGAAACAATTGCTCATcttgaaaagagaagagacAAAATTGTTCTTCAATTACTGCTTGAGGCTGCTGAATTAGACAAGAAGTATCAGAACAAAATTTCATTTGGGGGACAGTGTCCTTACTACTCTGAAGGATTTGAAGAGCAAGTTATCAAGTTGTCACCTCTTGATATGCAATCTGCAGATGCTGTCACCTTGGTTAGGCAAAATCAAGCTCTGTTGTGCAATTTTCTGATTGAACGGTTGCGGAGAGAGCAACACTCAATGCATGAAATTCTTATGCAAAgtcttgtttttttgttgtattcAGCCACTAAGCTATACTGTGCGCCTGAACATGTGATTGATATTATATTAGGATCTGCTGAGCACTTAAATAGGACACTAACATCTCTTTACTATCAGCATAAAGAAGGCAATTTACACTTGGAGCCTGAGAAAATACATGGGATACAACGAAGGTGGATGCTGCTTCAAAGATTGGTAATTGCTTCAAGTGGTGATGATGAGGGAAAAGACTTTGAAATCAATATCAACAGTGGTATTCGTTATGGAAATTTAGTTCCACCTTCAGCCTGGATGCAGAAAATATCCACATTTTCACGGTCTGCATTCCCATTGGTTAGGTTTCTTGGTTGGATGGCAGTATCTCGTAATGCGAAAAAGTATATGAAGGACCGTCTTTTTCTTGCTTCCGATATGTCGCAGCTGACATATTTGCTGTCAATATTTACAGATGATCTAGCCATAGTAGATAATGTTGTTAATCGAAAGCATGAAGATGTGAGGATTGAAGAGTTGGGGGGCAAAAATATGCCTTCGGTTAAAAGAGGATTTGCTAATGAACAGGATGGGGATCAATCTTTCCGTGTCATCTATCCTGATCTCAGTAAGTTCTTTCCTAAGATGAAAAAACAATTTGAAGCGTTTGGGGAGATCATTTTGGAGGCAGTAGGCTTGCAGCTGAGATCTCTTTCTTCGAGTATGGTGCCTGATGTCTTGTGTTGGTTTGCTGAGTTGTGTTCCTGGCCATTTTCTCATTGGGACCAAATTGCTTCTGAAAATAGTTCTGATAATTGGAAAGGTTATGTTGCAAAGAATGCAAAAGCTGTCATTCTTTATGTACTTGAAGCCTTTCTACTTGAGCACATGGAAGCAATGGTGCCTGAGATGCCTAGAGTAGTGCAGGTGCTAGTATCACTTTGTGGAGCTGCATACTGTGATGTGTCATTTCTTGACTCTGTACTGCATTTGTTGAAGCCACTCATTTCATATTCTTTAAACAAAATATCTGATGAGGAAAGATTGTTGGTTGATGATTCATGTCTTAATTTTGAGTCGTTATGCTTTGATGAGCTTTTTAACAATATTAGACAAAAGAATGAGAATCAAAATAGTTCTGCAGAGAAAGTTTACAGCCGAGCATTAACTATCTTTATTTTGGCTTCTGTCTTTTGTGATTTGTCCATTCAACGTAAAAGGGAAATGTTGCAGTCCCTAATATTTTGGGCTGAGTTTACTGCTTTTGAACCAACAACTTCTTTTCATGACTATCTATCTGCATTCCAGAATGTAATGGAAAATTGCAAAGCTCTGTTAGTTCAAAATTTAAGAGCCTTTGGTGCTATCCCACTTCAGTTTCCCCCCTTTACTGATGTGTGCAGTGGTGCACTCTCTGGTAATAGCTTGGAATCACAATCATCGTTTCTCAATGATGTCTGCGATAGCACATGTCCAAATAAGGCTTCTCAGaagttagaaaataataattctgATGCTTCTATTGTCAATGAAAAGGTCTATCAGTTATCAGCTGAGGAAATAGCAGAATTTTCTAAAGACTTAGAGGCTCTCATTGTGAAGCTTAACCCTACTGTTGAGCTCTGTTGGACTCTTCACCATCAACTTGCTAAGAAGCTATCTATTGCATTGGCACAGTGTTTAATGTACTCAAGATGCTTATCTTCGATTGCACGTGATGTCCATAATGCTGAAGAGGATGACAGTGAAAATCCTTCATCATGTAAGTCAGTTGACCAGTTTCCAGTTCATTGGAGGATTGGTCTCGAAGGACTGGCTGAAATCATGATGATGCTCCAAGAAAACCGTTGCTGGGAAGTTGCATCTTTGATGCTTGATTGTCTACTTGGAGTTCCACACTGTTTTCCCCTGGATAGTGTGATTGGTTTGGTTTGTTCTGCAATCAAAAACATTTCTTGCAGTGCACCAAAAATATCATGGCGCTTACAGACTGATAAATGGTTGTTGATTTTACTTGGAAGAGGTATTCATACCCTTCATGAAAGTGAGGCTCATTTGGTTGATTTGTTCTGTGCAATGCTAGGTCATTCTGAACCTGAGCAACGGTTTATAGCACTTCGCCACATGGGAAAACTTGTTGGCCAAGATGTGAATGGACGGACAGCTATACAACCTTCTACACTTTGCAATAATTTAGTTTCACCTGGCTTACTTCTTTCTGTTCCTGAGTCTATTCTATCTCATCTGGTTTCTAGTACATGGGATTCGGTTGCTGTTCTGGCATCATCTGACACATCGTTATCTTTAAGGACTTGTGCAATGGCACTTCTCGTAGATTATATCCCATTTGCAGAGCGTCACCAGTTACAATCATTTCTTGCAGCAGCTGATAGTATTTATGGTTTGGGGAAGCTTGCACATCCAGCATGTGAGGGCCCATTACTGCAACTATCATTAGCACTAATTGCTGGTGCTTGCCTGTACTCTCCAGCTGAAGATATTTCTTTGATTCCTCCAGACGTTTGGAGAAATATTGAGACCTTAGGCTTGTCGAAAACTG ACAGTGGGCTGGGGGATCTAGAGAAGAAGGCTTGCCAAGTCTTGTGTAGATTGAGAAATGAAGGGGATGAAGCTAAAGAG GTCCTGAAAGAAGTGCTCTCTTCAAATCCTACAAGACAATCCGACCCAGATTTTAAGAGTACCCGTGAATCAATTCTTCAG GTTCTTGCAAATCTAACTTCTGTTCAGTCGTACTTTGatatcttctccaaaaaaattgaccaaGAGGTTATG GAACTAGAGGAGGCTGAAATGGAGTTGGACATCCTTCAGAAAGATCATTTACTGCAAGAAGATTCCAAAGATAGGCAACAGATTCCTTCTCTAGCCT CTCCTACAAAAGATGATACCCGCCTTCGTCAAATCAAGAACTGCATTCATTCCCT aGAGAGAACTAAACTCCGAGAGGGTGTAGTAGCCCGCAGGCAAAAGAAACTTATTATGAGAAGTGCCCGTCAGAAATACTTGGAAGAGGCAGCTTTACGAGAAGCAGAACTTCTACAAGACCTTGATAG GGAGAGGGTAGCTGAAGCAGAGAAGGAGATTGAAAGACAGCGGTTGCTGGAACTTGAGCGTGCTAAAACTAAGGAACTGCGCCACAATCTTGATATGGAGAAGGAGAGGCAAACACAG AGAGAACTTCAGCGTGAACTTGAGCTGGCTGAATCAGGACTCCGAACGTCTCGACGAGACTTTTCTTCCTCCAGTCATAGTAG TCGACCTCGGGAAAGGTATCGTGAAAGGGAAAATGGAAGATCAGGTAATGAAGGGAGCACAAGAAGTGGAAGCCTGCAGCCTGAAACTTCTGCCACTAGTACATCCATGGGAAGCGTGCCAACTGTTGTTTTATCTGGATCCCGGCAATTTTCTGGCCAACTTCCTACTATTTTGCAGTCACGAGATCGCCTTGATGAGTGTGCCAGCAGTTATGAAGAAAATCTGGATGGAAGCAGGGACTCAGGTGACACAGGTAGTGTTGGTGATCCAGACTTGGTGTCAGCATTTGATGTACAGTCTGGTGGATTTGGGTCTGCTCAAAGGCATGGATCCAGAGGGAGCAAGTCTAGGCAGGTAGTAGAGAGGAGAGAACGGGATAGTAGACGCGAAGGGAAGTGGGAAAGAAAACATTCATAA